In the Lepus europaeus isolate LE1 chromosome 18, mLepTim1.pri, whole genome shotgun sequence genome, one interval contains:
- the LOC133776728 gene encoding asialoglycoprotein receptor 1-like isoform X2: MDPAPFLPLSRAVHLAQALAPPYPGICTPLREPGARRPDLQQPQPQPGTSAIMTKEYQDLQHLDNEDSDHHQLRKGPPAPQPLLRRLCSGSRLLLLSLGLSLLLLVVVCVIGSQNSHLQEELRALRETLNNFTSSTGAEVTALSSKGASVGKKMKSLESEMEKLQQDLKEDHSSLLLHVKQFVSDLRSLSCQMAALQGNGSAGTCCPVNWVEYEGSCYWFSRTGKPWPEADRYCRLENAHLVVVTSREEQKFIEHHIGYLNTWMGLSDPDGVWKWVDGTDYEAGYQNWRPGQPDDWSGHGLGGGEDCAHFTNDGRWNDDMCQRPYRWVCETKLGPAA, translated from the exons ATGGATCCTGCCCCCTTTCTCCCACTGTCCAGGGCTGTCCACCTAGCCCAGGCTTTGGCCCCTCCTTATCCTGGGATCTGCACGCCActgagggagccaggagccagacgtcCAGACCTTCAGCAA CCCCAGCCTCAGCCGGGCACCAGTGCTATAATGACAAAGGAGTACCAAGACCTCCAGCACCTGGACAATGAGGACAGCGACCACCATCAGCTCAGGAAAG GGCCGccggccccccagcccctcctgcggCGTCTCTGCTCCGGATCccgcctcctcctgctctccctgggcctcagcctcCTGCTGCTGGTGGTTGTCTGCGTGATCGGGTCCCAGA ACTCCCACCTGCAGGAGGAGCTCCGGGCCCTGCGAGAGACCCTGAACAACTTCACCTCGAGCACTGGGGCCGAAGTCACGGCGCTGAGCTCCAAGG gaGCCAGTGTGGGGAAAAAGATGAAGTCGCTGGAATCCGAGATGGAGAAACTGCAGCAGGACCTGAAGGAAG ATCACTCCAGCCTGCTGCTGCACGTGAAGCAGTTCGTGTCCGACCTGCGCAGCCTAAGCTGTCAGATGGCGGCGCTCCAGGGCAATG GCTCGGCgggcacctgctgccccgtgAACTGGGTGGAGTATGAGGGCAGCTGCTACTGGTTCTCGCGCACGGGGAAGCCCTGGCCCGAGGCGGACAGGTACTGCCGGCTGGAGAACGCGCACCTGGTGGTGGTCACGTCCCGGGAGGAGCAG aaATTTATCGAGCACCACATAGGTTATTTGAACACCTGGATGGGCCTCTCCGACCCAGACGGGGTCTGGAAGTGGGTGGACGGCACCGACTACGAGGCCGGCTACCA GAACTGGAGACCAGGCCAGCCGGACGACTGGTCCGGGCacgggctgggaggaggggaggactgCGCCCACTTCACCAACGACGGCCGCTGGAACGACGACATGTGCCAGCGACCCTACCGCTGGGTCTGCGAGACGAAGCTGGGCCCGGCTGCCTAG
- the LOC133776728 gene encoding asialoglycoprotein receptor 1-like isoform X3, giving the protein MTKEYQDLQHLDNEDSDHHQLRKGPPAPQPLLRRLCSGSRLLLLSLGLSLLLLVVVCVIGSQNSHLQEELRALRETLNNFTSSTGAEVTALSSKGASVGKKMKSLESEMEKLQQDLKEDHSSLLLHVKQFVSDLRSLSCQMAALQGNGSAGTCCPVNWVEYEGSCYWFSRTGKPWPEADRYCRLENAHLVVVTSREEQKFIEHHIGYLNTWMGLSDPDGVWKWVDGTDYEAGYQNWRPGQPDDWSGHGLGGGEDCAHFTNDGRWNDDMCQRPYRWVCETKLGPAA; this is encoded by the exons ATGACAAAGGAGTACCAAGACCTCCAGCACCTGGACAATGAGGACAGCGACCACCATCAGCTCAGGAAAG GGCCGccggccccccagcccctcctgcggCGTCTCTGCTCCGGATCccgcctcctcctgctctccctgggcctcagcctcCTGCTGCTGGTGGTTGTCTGCGTGATCGGGTCCCAGA ACTCCCACCTGCAGGAGGAGCTCCGGGCCCTGCGAGAGACCCTGAACAACTTCACCTCGAGCACTGGGGCCGAAGTCACGGCGCTGAGCTCCAAGG gaGCCAGTGTGGGGAAAAAGATGAAGTCGCTGGAATCCGAGATGGAGAAACTGCAGCAGGACCTGAAGGAAG ATCACTCCAGCCTGCTGCTGCACGTGAAGCAGTTCGTGTCCGACCTGCGCAGCCTAAGCTGTCAGATGGCGGCGCTCCAGGGCAATG GCTCGGCgggcacctgctgccccgtgAACTGGGTGGAGTATGAGGGCAGCTGCTACTGGTTCTCGCGCACGGGGAAGCCCTGGCCCGAGGCGGACAGGTACTGCCGGCTGGAGAACGCGCACCTGGTGGTGGTCACGTCCCGGGAGGAGCAG aaATTTATCGAGCACCACATAGGTTATTTGAACACCTGGATGGGCCTCTCCGACCCAGACGGGGTCTGGAAGTGGGTGGACGGCACCGACTACGAGGCCGGCTACCA GAACTGGAGACCAGGCCAGCCGGACGACTGGTCCGGGCacgggctgggaggaggggaggactgCGCCCACTTCACCAACGACGGCCGCTGGAACGACGACATGTGCCAGCGACCCTACCGCTGGGTCTGCGAGACGAAGCTGGGCCCGGCTGCCTAG
- the LOC133776728 gene encoding asialoglycoprotein receptor 1-like isoform X1, giving the protein MPGSVCRDTGTQSWGSAPSYGSCPLSPTVQGCPPSPGFGPSLSWDLHATEGARSQTSRPSPQPQPGTSAIMTKEYQDLQHLDNEDSDHHQLRKGPPAPQPLLRRLCSGSRLLLLSLGLSLLLLVVVCVIGSQNSHLQEELRALRETLNNFTSSTGAEVTALSSKGASVGKKMKSLESEMEKLQQDLKEDHSSLLLHVKQFVSDLRSLSCQMAALQGNGSAGTCCPVNWVEYEGSCYWFSRTGKPWPEADRYCRLENAHLVVVTSREEQKFIEHHIGYLNTWMGLSDPDGVWKWVDGTDYEAGYQNWRPGQPDDWSGHGLGGGEDCAHFTNDGRWNDDMCQRPYRWVCETKLGPAA; this is encoded by the exons ATGCCAGGCTCTGTATGccgggacacagggacacagagctgGGGTTCAGCACCCTCGTATGGATCCTGCCCCCTTTCTCCCACTGTCCAGGGCTGTCCACCTAGCCCAGGCTTTGGCCCCTCCTTATCCTGGGATCTGCACGCCActgagggagccaggagccagacgtcCAGACCTTCA CCCCAGCCTCAGCCGGGCACCAGTGCTATAATGACAAAGGAGTACCAAGACCTCCAGCACCTGGACAATGAGGACAGCGACCACCATCAGCTCAGGAAAG GGCCGccggccccccagcccctcctgcggCGTCTCTGCTCCGGATCccgcctcctcctgctctccctgggcctcagcctcCTGCTGCTGGTGGTTGTCTGCGTGATCGGGTCCCAGA ACTCCCACCTGCAGGAGGAGCTCCGGGCCCTGCGAGAGACCCTGAACAACTTCACCTCGAGCACTGGGGCCGAAGTCACGGCGCTGAGCTCCAAGG gaGCCAGTGTGGGGAAAAAGATGAAGTCGCTGGAATCCGAGATGGAGAAACTGCAGCAGGACCTGAAGGAAG ATCACTCCAGCCTGCTGCTGCACGTGAAGCAGTTCGTGTCCGACCTGCGCAGCCTAAGCTGTCAGATGGCGGCGCTCCAGGGCAATG GCTCGGCgggcacctgctgccccgtgAACTGGGTGGAGTATGAGGGCAGCTGCTACTGGTTCTCGCGCACGGGGAAGCCCTGGCCCGAGGCGGACAGGTACTGCCGGCTGGAGAACGCGCACCTGGTGGTGGTCACGTCCCGGGAGGAGCAG aaATTTATCGAGCACCACATAGGTTATTTGAACACCTGGATGGGCCTCTCCGACCCAGACGGGGTCTGGAAGTGGGTGGACGGCACCGACTACGAGGCCGGCTACCA GAACTGGAGACCAGGCCAGCCGGACGACTGGTCCGGGCacgggctgggaggaggggaggactgCGCCCACTTCACCAACGACGGCCGCTGGAACGACGACATGTGCCAGCGACCCTACCGCTGGGTCTGCGAGACGAAGCTGGGCCCGGCTGCCTAG